From Vigna unguiculata cultivar IT97K-499-35 chromosome 5, ASM411807v1, whole genome shotgun sequence, the proteins below share one genomic window:
- the LOC114185554 gene encoding uncharacterized protein LOC114185554, whose product MGKSTNGNRDWTQMYAIYGMEQRPTLIFLLCQAMLFSVLSVLYLLYFDLVCNFFERIFSGAGGTARFAAGITGSVTALSALCLFFAAANFFYSSVPLHFDMAQRIVSAVHDWSSVKLALDLGCCGRGILLNAVATQMKKEGSSGRVVGLDRSKRTTMSTLRAAKMEGVGEYVTCREGDARRLPFPDNYFDVVVSGVFVHTVGREYGARTAEAAAERMRAVAELVRVMKPGGVGVVWDLLHVPEYVLRLQELKMEDVRVSERVTAFMVSSHIVSFRKPSQHVHGPAEVRLDWRSC is encoded by the coding sequence ATGGGAAAATCGACGAACGGTAACAGAGACTGGACGCAGATGTACGCGATCTACGGAATGGAGCAGCGCccaaccctaattttcctcctctGCCAGGCGATGCTCTTCTCTGTGTTGTCTGTTTTGTATCTTCTTTATTTTGATCTTGTCTGCAACTTTTTCGAGCGAATCTTTTCCGGCGCCGGCGGCACCGCGCGATTTGCGGCAGGAATCACTGGCTCGGTCACGGCGCTCTCCGCGCTGTGCCTCTTCTTTGCGGCGGCGAACTTTTTTTACTCCTCCGTGCCGCTGCACTTCGACATGGCTCAGCGCATCGTCTCCGCCGTGCACGACTGGTCCTCCGTGAAGCTCGCGCTTGACCTCGGCTGCTGCGGCCGCGGCATCCTCCTGAACGCGGTGGCGACGCAGATGAAAAAGGAAGGGAGTTCCGGCCGCGTCGTCGGCCTCGACCGGTCGAAGCGCACGACGATGTCGACTCTCCGCGCCGCAAAGATGGAAGGAGTTGGCGAGTACGTGACGTGCCGCGAGGGTGACGCGCGGCGGCTGCCGTTTCCGGATAACTACTTCGACGTGGTGGTTTCCGGCGTGTTCGTGCATACAGTCGGGAGGGAGTACGGCGCTCGAACGGCGGAGGCCGCGGCTGAGAGGATGCGCGCGGTGGCGGAGTTGGTTAGAGTAATGAAGCCTGGTGGAGTGGGAGTCGTGTGGGACCTATTGCACGTGCCGGAGTACGTGCTTAGGTTGCAGGAGTTGAAGATGGAAGATGTGAGAGTCTCCGAGCGTGTAACGGCCTTCATGGTGAGCAGCCATATCGTTTCATTCCGGAAGCCCAGCCAACACGTGCATGGCCCCGCCGAGGTTCGCCTTGATTGGAGATCATGTTGA